A section of the Malania oleifera isolate guangnan ecotype guangnan chromosome 2, ASM2987363v1, whole genome shotgun sequence genome encodes:
- the LOC131149202 gene encoding F-box/kelch-repeat protein At3g06240-like — protein MEGCDSSDRRRHLPEDVLTFILLRLPLKSAVRFKCVCKSWLALISRPDFIIKCLNRSNSAANLLVRRVVDRNTEALEFSVFSSDQSLDENARPITTLRPDFLALDDSWPILIGPCNGVLLVHINGVEEHHYGVVLWNPSTEECLELPPSPVPRYPYSGFADAYGFGFDPKTGDYKIVRFLNCSSDDPLTSCFQQVVELYTRSSGSWREIRQEEIEGFNLLEIDVDPSTVGAYKNAALHWLVSFGCGGRTMILSFEVSDEVFDLMPLPPHLGYPYLRLFLLDDMIGLVHYPWDESVTTTSLSIWVMNEYGVGESWVKILTVGPVFGLYSPEGLWNNGEFLLQRRDGEVVSYDPTTQKVFTLQYAGETYGTPVIIYKGFSPSGFNLLCT, from the coding sequence ATGGAGGGTTGCGATTCTTCGGACCGCCGGCGACATTTGCCGGAGGACGTGCTGACTTTCATTCTGCTGCGCCTCCCGCTGAAGTCCGCGGTCCGATTTAAGTGCGTTTGCAAATCGTGGCTTGCCCTGATTTCCAGGCCCGATTTTATCATCAAATGCCTCAATCGGTCCAATTCAGCAGCTAATCTTCTTGTGAGACGCGTCGTCGATCGGAACACCGAAGCACTCGAATTCTCCGTCTTCTCCTCTGATCAGTCGCTGGACGAGAACGCCCGCCCAATCACCACTCTCCGTCCGGATTTTCTAGCACTCGATGACTCGTGGCCCATCTTGATTGGTCCCTGCAATGGCGTTCTCCTGGTTCACATCAATGGTGTTGAGGAGCACCATTACGGTGTCGTTCTTTGGAACCCCTCAACCGAGGAGTGTTTAGAGCTGCCCCCATCGCCCGTCCCTCGCTATCCTTACAGCGGCTTTGCCGACGCTTATGGGTTCGGCTTTGATCCAAAAACTGGCGACTACAAGATCGTTAGATTTTTGAACTGCAGCTCTGATGATCCCCTCACGAGTTGCTTCCAACAAGTAGTGGAATTATACACCCGAAGCTCTGGTTCCTGGAGAGAAATCCGTCAAGAGGAAATCGAGGGTTTCAATTTGCTGGAAATTGATGTTGATCCATCCACCGTGGGCGCATATAAGAACGCAGCTCTTCACTGGTTGGTGTCATTTGGGTGCGGTGGGCGCACGATGATCCTCTCATTCGAAGTGAGCGATGAGGTGTTTGATCTTATGCCTCTGCCGCCGCATCTGGGCTACCCTTACCTTCGTCTCTTCTTGTTGGACGATATGATTGGGCTGGTTCATTATCCATGGGATGAATCTGTAACAACAACCAGCTTGAGCATATGGGTGATGAATGAATACGGGGTTGGAGAATCTTGGGTTAAGATACTGACGGTAGGACCTGTATTTGGACTGTACTCTCCAGAAGGGTTGTGGAATAATGGTGAGTTTCTACTGCAGAGGAGGGATGGAGAGGTAGTCTCCTACGACCCCACCACTCAGAAGGTCTTTACTCTTCAATATGCTGGAGAGACATACGGTACACCAGTTATCATTTACAAGGGATTTTCTCCATCTGGTTTCAACTTGCTATGTACATAA